From the Coffea eugenioides isolate CCC68of chromosome 1, Ceug_1.0, whole genome shotgun sequence genome, the window GTCTCAACCTGAATCACACGTTGAAGAATCAACAGGTCCACAGCAATCTGATCCACAGACAATTCTACTAGAGAACTACACCTGCCCATCATCCAAAACCAAAATCAGGGCCTTTTTCCTGAACCAAGAGAAATATCAATAATGCAAACAACAGAGGCAGCAGTAAACACCACAACCTCAAAATGCAAAAACCAGTTAGTTCTCTCCACCCCCTATCCTAATCCGAACTGATATTCAAACAACAGAGGAGTTTCCCTCAACTCTTTAGACGGTTCACAGGGCCAAAACTCCAAACTAGAGCTACAGAACACGCACTAGCTAGTCTCAAAAAGACAAAAATCCAATCTTTTAACCGAACAATGTTGGAGCATACCACAATCTAAACTACTACAGGAAACTCCTTTAACCCAGTAATCCGATCTCTAACCATTACTCTGATCATAACCCTATTTGTTCAACATGGGCAGTTCGTACTCAATCCAACAGATCAAAACCTAACAAGATCAGTCAAGAAAACCATCAAAATGCAATTCCCATTCatttaaaagtgaaaagaaaagggacCACTTAAAAATTCATTAAATAACAAGAAAACATTCTTAAGTCGAAAAAATTATTACAAGATTGAAATCAATattattctctcttttttttttctctctttcttctcatCAAGAAACCATTTAGAAAACAATTCCAAAGATTTCCAAGAAGTAccattaaaatatttattctTTACTGGTTTTAAAATACATAGGCATTGTCAAATACACAGAGAagatcaagaaaaaaagaagaaataaaggaaaatcTCAAAGTGTCTCTCCTCttctttcctctttctttctaCCTCTCTTGCCCCCAATCCAAAATATACACAAAGTGGGTTTTCTCTGTAAGTGAGCTTTTTGCTCGTGTTTGTTTCTTCTCTCCTCAGATCCTCAAAAAATCTTTGCCGCAGTTCTCGTACATGGGTTTTGCCCAGAAGGAAGGCCACCCCACCTCGCGGATTTTAATcccaaaaaagggaaaaaaaatttgtgccCCCGGGGGGCAAGCCCCTCTATTTATAAAGGGTGACCAAGAGAACAAGAAAGAGGTAGAGAGGGAGAGGTGGGGAGAGAAACGTGTTAAAAAAAGAAGGATCCAGACGCATACGATGAAGGGTGGTAATGGGTGGCCAATTGGGAAATTGGGAAACCATTCTTCtgtttctgtttttgtttttgcaaaCCTACGCgtacatttttattttatcttttattctaACTTTACTTCATTCAAGCCTTTTAACAGTAACCAGGCTAGGGTACAACAGGTGCATATGCAAATTCCGTGTCACCTCGCAAAAGTCACAACTCGCATCTGCATATGGGCACGCAGCAGAGCAAAGGTACGTGCATTAAGGTAAGATGTTGCAATCTTGGCTTTCAATCTGTCAAAGAGGTTAGTTAGAGGCCCCGCGGCAAAGGTCGGATATATGTGGACCAAAGCTTTCAATCTGATAAATCttggctgttttttttttttggttaaataaaTCCCAGGATTATTGTGTGTTGAAATCGAGGAATatgagatatatatatatatatagttactttcttttttttcccccctcccTTTTCCCAAGTAGTGCCAGTTACGAGTAGTGTCAATGTGCGATTACTTCCTAAATCATACCAAGGTAATCTAACTTGTAACCTTATCAATTGGGCATTCATTTTTTGTTATCGAAACAACTTATAATGAGTGAATTTTATAACTCGTTGCATTGATTATCTCTTACACTGAAAATGCGGTCCTAAGATCAGGCTTGAGCAGTATTATATATTCAAGAAAAACATATAGTAACATATATATTATGGTCATCCTTTTTGCTTCATCTGTTATATCCAAGAGTCAGTCACAAGAAAGAATCTGAACCATTGATTGACTTAATTTAGGCAAACTTCATTCATTTAAGCATTTGCTCCATCTGGGGataggttaaaaaaaaaaaaaaaagagcactCGCCACTCATCTCATCATTACCTGTCCGTTGTGTAAAAGAAAACGAATCGAATCTCATGGTCATATGCCATAATAATACTACTACAAGTTAAGAGAGGAAAGCAACCATAAGCTTTCGCTGGTGGTCATCATCAATGCATCAAAGTTTAGTTGATCCCATTAATTTGTCATATTctttgtttaaaaaattcaaacagGTACGTAGTGCATCCGTCTGATCTAATAGTGGTTCGATTCCCTTCAAATTACTCTTAGACTTATTCAGGTCCTTCCTTTTCCCCTAATGTAAGATATCTATcgtattgacaaaaaaaaaaagaaaaagggttaaGAGAGGAAAGCATTTGTTCCTATTAGGTATGGTGATTGCTTTGTGCATCCTCCATAGTCCATATATACACCGATCATCTTTAACGATGTACATTTTTTAATTGTCTGTGcctaaaataataaaagaattcattaaataaaattttagtaATGCTCTGTgaaaaaaatgatattttaaaactgatatattcttctttttttttttgtttaatagaAGTCAAGAAAGGCTAGCTGCAATGACACAACCCATAAAATCATACACTTAATGTTCTTAGTTGTTTTTTAATTCTTGATTTAGTGAGAGACTTTAATATTtgcaagaaaaagagagagagaaaaaaaaaggaaagggtCAAAAAACATGTACGTTAAATGTAAAATAGTTAAAAGAGCTTATTTTTTGGGCTGAAACTAGGGGTGCAATTTTAactaatcgagccgagctcgagttaattttgtgaagctcaaactcgagctcgagctcgacgagctcaaaatatcaagctcgagcttgaatttaaaaaataaaaaaataattataattattttatttttaaaaaataaatatttatttttaaaaataaataaaataataattttttaacaaataataaaatatcagagatatatatataattttactattaaaataaaaaatatatatatatatataattgagctcgcgagccaacgagtttaatattttttagctcgagctcgagctcgagatcgacttaattagttcgagctcgagtcgagctcgtatTCGTGCCGCTCGCGATCGGCTCGATTCATGAAACACCCTAGCTGAAACGAGGAGCTGTATTAAAATCTAATGTAAGTTGAGTGCAAGATGAGAAGCATCGACGTGCATTTTCGTCGCCCAAATACCTGCTCCCTGGAGGAGGCCAACATATTATTCTTCTGGACCCGAGTCCACCCTTAAGTGGGATAGAAATGACAGTTGAATCCGGCTCTTTATGGGCCCAATTATTAGTTAGGTACATGGGCATCCTTTGGGGACAACTGCTAGATAATGTAAGTTTTGTGTGCAACATGTTACCTTACTTGTTTTCtccaaaaaaaccaaaaaaaaaaaaaggaaagttaCTAGTAGAAAAGGTTAGACATACACTCCACATTGTAACACGTGCAAATTATTCTTGAATTTATGGGACTAATATTCTAACtaaattgtttaaaaaaaaaatagaaacatCATGTGATGGCTATGAAAAGCCACCCAAACGTTTCTCTCTCAcgttcttaatttttttaacttaTCATCTTAAAatcttttgttgtttgtttagtgttattttttattttggtgaaGTGAAGGGGAAGAATGAGAATTCGCTCCAAAACCTCATAGAGTTACATGGTTAATGAAGCAATGCCCTACCAACTGAAATAGGTATTTAAGACATTTGTTGATAAAGTGGGCTGAGCCATATCGAGTTATCAACTGCCTTAAATTCGGTCTTTTATTGGGCTGAAGTTCTCTAATTGCTCCCCATGGATTGGGTGGTTTGCGCGAACGGGTTTGAGGACGAAGGTGCACACGAAATCCAATTCTCCATGGGCCCAAACCCCTCTCGCAACGAAAGTAAAAGACACGAAGACAAATCCATATGGTATGATACAAAACGGAACATCAATCATTTGTTTGTTGCCATTTTGTATTCTCTACTCTTTcaagtttatttatttatggctGGAAGTCTTTTTTGATTTTATCTGCTGAAACAGGATTTGGTTTTGCAATTGTAATCTTCGGTAAAACCGCAAAAGGTTAAAAAGCAGCATGGTTGGAAAATATCATGACAGAATAGCCAAAACATTTTTCAAAATACTTAATTGCAATTTCTGATCTTATGTTTTTCCACCCGGAGATTGTATGTAAATCAACCCCAAGTGCTGCTCTGCTCGTTAATTATTACACGGGATTGATAGACAGCTAAAGGAGTGGGGTAGTAAAGATTGGTTCAGTTTTCTCTACATTATATCATTTTAGACAAGCAAGGTTAATTTAATCCAACATAAATGACTTTCTCAATAAGCAATACAGGCAGCTAATaaatcacctttttttttttcttttttcgataCAAATTAAGGAGAGGGAAACACCTCTCagcattcccaatcaaaatAAGTTAATCTGCATTCCCAATCTCGTTGTAGCATTTCCCTAATCTGTTTCACAGCATATTGAAGGAAAGACATTCCTGGGAGGGAGTGTGAGGGTGCTCTTTCGTTGCGCGTGCATGGACTCAATTTTCCAAAATCCTCGATCACAAAGACCACGGAGAGTGAGGAATGGTGGctctttgctgttttctttcaaGTTGAATGGTAGCTCACGACAGGACGAATTAAATGcttcaaaacaaacaaagagTTCCAGTACATATGGTAGTTTGAGCAGCGCCACATTGAAATACATTAATTCGAAATCAGTTTCATTGTAGCAAATGAACCTGGCTGTCTGTACCCAGGCATAAATCCGCAAATCTCTTGTTTTGGAAGATCATTACAATGATTTTTTTTCTACTATATATAAGCAGAAATTTGTGAAGAAGAACCCGGTGTTATGCGAGAGTAGAGCTGTTAAATGGAACGAGCAGCTCGAAAGCTCGATTGAGCTCGACTCGTTAATTGAGGTTCAattaacgagtcgagctcgaactcgagatATGCTCGTTTAATTAACAAGTCGAGTAAACTCGATTCGTCTGTTATTCGAGTAGTTCGATTAGGTTCGATAAGGAAAGGTATATTTGTCATTTCACAATTCAAAACTATAATAATTGAAAATTATAGATTTTTAGTGGGGTTAATTTGCATGAGCTCGAGCTCGTGTAAACTCGGCTCATTTATGTTAAACAAATCGACCTCGAGCTCGAGCTACATGTCTCATTTGGTGAGACGAGTCCGAACACATTTCAAAACTCGTCTGCCTAATTGAGCGAGTTCGAACTTGGCTCGAATTAATCTCGGATCGAGCTCGGCAGTCAAATACTCGGTTCGACTCGATTAATCGTTCTATGTGAGAGCATTTGCCTTCCCATGCTCGTGCGGGTGCGGGCATGCCGACACCAGGTAACAAGCATACAGGTGCATggtttctgaaaaaaaaaaaaaaggtagagaGGTGCATagttttttcccctttttactTTTGAGTGCCGAATTCTAAAGCCATATTAAAATTTAGACTTGGAGCCAGTGTTTTCAACACTTTTTATCTTGTTCATGCTATTGATGTATTTGTTATTATAACATTTGGCCTACAATCAAATTATACTGCTATATCGAATATCATGAAACATTTTATCTGTGTAGactattttttttccccaataCAACAGTATCACATGATTATAGACTAAATAATGTAACAAATACAATAATAATACAGAATTGGACTGAAGTACAAGCTTACCTGCCCCAAATTCATAAAATTTGGTAATTCCTCCATCCCACTTTAATAggtttatattttctttttatccgtcccaaattataatttattttttcatttaagCATGTAATTAACTTACAACTTCTCTAAAATACTCTTATTTGATGTAGGTTGTTATTGAGTACAACCtaacttatttaatgcaaaaataatcAGTCATACTCCATTTGATGTAACCAAGGGTGTTTTAGAAAGATAGTGAATTAGatttattttttcaacaaaattaatTGAGTAGCTTTTATTAAACTGTgcgagagaaaaaaaaaaaatcaaacctaTCAAACTGCATATCAACTACTGTCACGTAACATCAAAGTGCATTACCTAACCCGTAGCAGGACTGGTAATTTACCGGCCAATCGTCCATTGACTAATCACTATACGTTGCACGTCTCATCGCCATTCAATAAGCAACCTAACCTCTTGTATAAagtgtgtgcgtgtgtgtggTTTTTTGGGGTTAAtcagcatcatcatcatcatcggaCGGCCGCATCAAGTTGCTTCCCACCTACCACTCTGCTAAACTACCACCCGTTAATCACAGTTGATCACCATTAAGTCCAGGACACAAATTCTCTGAAATCAGAAATGTTGATACGCATAGGTCTTGCATCTATGCTCCATTAGAGTATACCATTAAACATTAGAAGAAAGATGCGTcatcaaaactgtcaaaatatcACTCCCGGCCTTAATTGCGTACGACATTTGCTTCTTAAAAAAAAACGGTTACatttcaaataaaaatgaaaaaaaaggaagaagaaggaggGGGGAGAAGATAGATCCTACCTTTTATCCAGTAATCTATAGCAAAATGCAGAACGAACACCCTTGCTATATAACTCCACTCCAATTTCAACTTTCAAGAACCAGACCCTAGTCTCCTTTCTTGCATGCTGCATGCTGCATGCTACATGCTACATGCTTTGCTAAAAGGGCAACTTAAAAGAGAAAtaatatagagagagagagagagagagagagagaaaaaaagggaggagttttcaaatttcaatcacTAAGATAGGAAGATCGGGGAAGAAACTCACTCTAAAGAAATGGAATTTAATGGCGGACTCCGTCTCCATGTGGTAATGTTCCCATTTTTTGCATTCGGTCACATTAGCCCATTTGTTCAGCTGTCGAAGAAGCTATCCTTGCATGGCGTCAAGATCTCTTTCTTCTCTGCACTCGGCAATGTCAGCCGCATCAAATCCATGCTCCGCTCAGATTCAGCACCCACAACAACCCAAGTCATCCCTCTCACTCTCCCACCCGTCGAGGGTCTTCCCCCCGGCCTGGAGAGCACCGCCGATCTCTCACCTGCTCAGTCCGAGCTCCTCAAGCTAGCACTCGACCTCATGCAGCCTCAGATCAGCTCCCTCTTGTCCCAACTCAAACCCCATTTCGTACTCTTCGATTTCGCCCAGGAATGGCTCCCGCCTCTTGCTTCTCAGTTAGGCATCAAAACCGTCTTCTACTCCGTATTCGTCGCTCTTTCCACCTCTTATCTCACCGTCCCCGCCAGACTCCCTGAAGCAGAACCCACAAGACCTCCTGCGATTGAAGACTTGAGGAAACCGCCGCCTGGGTTCCCCGAAACCTCCATCAAGTCCGTGAAAACCTTCGAGGCCCGGGATTTCCTGTACATGTTCAAGAGCTTCCACGGTGGGGCCAGCGTGTACGACAGGGTGCTCAGAGGCCTCAACGGCTGTGACGTCATCCTCGCCAAAACATGCAGAGAGATGGAGGGCCCCTACGTTGACCACGTGACGCAACAATTCAAGAAGCCCGTGCTGCTAGTTGGGCCGGTCGTTCCGGAGCCCAGGTCAGAGCCTCTCGAAGGGAGATGGGCTTCATGGCTGGGTCAATTCGAACCCAAGTCCGTCATATACTGTTCATTCGGGAGCGAAACATTTCTGAGTGACGAACAGGTCAAAGAGCTACTGCTGGGGTTGGACCTCACGGGACTTCCATTTTTCGTGGTCTTGAATTTCCCTGCGGACGCCGACATCTCTGCGGACTTGAAGAGGGCGCTACCGGAGGGGTTCTTGGAGAAGGTGAAGCACAAGGCCGTAATTCACGCCGGGTGGGTGCAACAACAGCAGATCCTGGCCCACCAGAGCGTGGGCTGCTACGTTTTCCATGCGGGGTTCAGCTCAGTTGTGGAGGCAATTGTGAACGATTGCCAGCTGGTGATGCTGCCCGTAAGAGGAGATCAGCTGCTGAATGCCAAGCTAGTGAGTGGTGATTTGAAGGCTGGGGTGGAGGTGAATAGGAGGGATGAAGATGGGTATTTCGGGAAAGATGACATAAAGGATGCTGTGGGAAGAGTGATGGTTGACATTGACAAGGAGCCGGCCAAGTCCATCAGGGGTCATCACAAGAAGTGGAAGGAGTTTTTGCAAAACAGTGAAATTCAGACGAAATTTGTCTCTGACTTGGTGAAAGAGATGGAGGCCGTGGCCGGGCTTCGTACAGTTTAATCCTCCAGTATTTGATGTCATGTGTCCTTTAATTTTATTTACTCTTTTGAAGAAGAGGggtttctcttctcatttgctGCTTTATGATTCGAATCCATcgcttacaaaaaaaaaaaaacatggcatgtatccttttaaatgAGAACCTCTTAATTAAGTTTTATTCGTCCAATGTTATCAGGGCGGTACTTGTTGAACACTTGAAACGAAACAGGTTTCTACAATCTTCAACACCACCAATATGGCTTTACAATCATGTATGCGAATTGATCAATTTGTTACCATTTTGAGCAGTGTAGTAGTGATCATTTTGGTCATTTACTATTTAAGATATATATTTGGTTGTTTCATGAGAAGATGAATGGACTGAAGTGTAACCCAAAATTGTTGAAGGCCCCAAAAAAATTTACAATATGAGTATGGGATGGGATATGTCGTGATCTTTCAAGTAAACAGTCGACTTGACAATCTTTCGAAGTAATCATACTTCGCCCCGCCCAGTCTGGGTTCGGTCCGGTGGTTGTAGCCCAGTTGGGTGAGAGCCACCAACCAAGGATCGAATCCCAGTCGTTAACATTGACCGATGATGTTGGGCAGCCTCTCGCGGTCACGCAGTGGGATTAGTTGGGGCGTACAGTAACCAGTCCTCGGCCCCAGATACCCactgtgatgaaaaaaaaaaaaaaatcatacttcgccccaaaaaaaaaaaaaaaaaaattctttcaaGTAAACAGCCGACTTAACGCTTGACACTAATTAAAGAATTCTTTGCTGACCGTGGGTAGTGCGTGCCTTCTATAAATTATTGGGATTGAGTTGGAGCCATTTGAAGTCACGAGGACGTAGAACAGATTCAAACAATTCGACGGCCGCCGCGCCAAAATCGGAGTCATTTGTCAGTCGAGTCAAGTGTTAACTGTGTCTGTGTGAAGATGAGACATGCATGAGATGAGATGCAAGAAGAACAAGACCTAGCAAAGTTCCACCACGGGAAACGAAACGCAAGAAGAACAAGAtgtacaccaaaaaaaaaaagaaaaaagaaaaaaaaccgaGAGGGAGCAGTAGAAGATTTCAATCAAGCACAAGTTCATTAGAATATTCCCATACCTTTGCAAACGATATAAGTAAGTATTAAGCGCAGTTAGCTGGTAGGAGAGACTAAAATGAGAGGTTCACGTAcgtaattttctttcttctgctaCAGTATTCCCATGCATTATtgttctttttttatttatttatgttaaACTTTCACAAGTTCGTCGCAATCTCATCGCACACAGCAAAATACACGAGAGACATTACAATTTAcaagcaagaaaaataaaactactttcttttcttttattaatttgggaaaaatgaacaaaagtacaaaagcaaGAACAATGGAAAATCTCCAATTTGTCAAGCGTCTGGTTGTCCGGCACCGCTAATTAATTCGGCTACAAATTCATCAATATTCCTATCAGAACTCCCACCCTCATCAATAGCTTCCTTAGCTAAAGTCTTCCATTTAATGCCGTTCTCTTTGATCTGCTTTCCCTTTTCTCCCTCCATAATCTCTCTTATACAGGAAACTAACGTTTCCCTTCTCACAATGCCTTTCTCATCCGCTGCAGCCCTCACACCAACCCCCCAAACGTCCTCAATAAACTTAGCATTGGTGGGCTGGTCCGTTAACTGCGGCGCCGCCACCATCGGCACGCCTAAACTCAATGCCTCCATCACCGAATTGAGCCCACAGTGGGTAACGAAACATGCAACCGATTCATGTGCTAATACCTCAAGCTGTGGACTCCATGTCACCACCAACCCTTTCTCCGATGTCTCATCAACGAAGTTG encodes:
- the LOC113762419 gene encoding anthocyanidin 3-O-glucosyltransferase-like; protein product: MEFNGGLRLHVVMFPFFAFGHISPFVQLSKKLSLHGVKISFFSALGNVSRIKSMLRSDSAPTTTQVIPLTLPPVEGLPPGLESTADLSPAQSELLKLALDLMQPQISSLLSQLKPHFVLFDFAQEWLPPLASQLGIKTVFYSVFVALSTSYLTVPARLPEAEPTRPPAIEDLRKPPPGFPETSIKSVKTFEARDFLYMFKSFHGGASVYDRVLRGLNGCDVILAKTCREMEGPYVDHVTQQFKKPVLLVGPVVPEPRSEPLEGRWASWLGQFEPKSVIYCSFGSETFLSDEQVKELLLGLDLTGLPFFVVLNFPADADISADLKRALPEGFLEKVKHKAVIHAGWVQQQQILAHQSVGCYVFHAGFSSVVEAIVNDCQLVMLPVRGDQLLNAKLVSGDLKAGVEVNRRDEDGYFGKDDIKDAVGRVMVDIDKEPAKSIRGHHKKWKEFLQNSEIQTKFVSDLVKEMEAVAGLRTV